The genomic window CAGCCTATGCCCAGTTTGACGTTTGATGTAATCAATCATGTCAATAGCGTCGATGCTATCGATCTGCAAATCCTCATATATCCTAGTCTCTGGCTTTATCTTGCTCTCATCTATCTCAAAAAGATCGATCAAGGCTTTCTTTAAAATTTCAAAAATTTCTTTTTCACTCATAGTTATTTCCTATTTTCGTAAATGTATTTTGCAAGAGAAGATACGCTAAAAAATATCTCTTTTAGATTTGCGCTCTTTGAGTCAAGCACGAGGCCATATTTTTTCTGCACCGCAAGTCCAAGCTCTAAAGCATCGACGCTATCAAGACCAAGTCCATCATTAAAAAGTGGCGCATTCTCATCAATATCGCTTGGCTTCATATCCTCTAAATTTAAGCTTGTGATGATCAACTCTTTTATATCATTAACTAGCTCTTTCACCAAATTCCTCCTTATAAATTTTACTTATCTCATCATGCATTGCCCTAGCTCTCACGGGGCTTGGCCTATCCTTTAAAAACATATCAACATCAAAATTTTTCATCTCTTTAAAATGATATTTTATCTTTTCATCTGG from Campylobacter concisus includes these protein-coding regions:
- a CDS encoding acyl carrier protein, whose product is MSEKEIFEILKKALIDLFEIDESKIKPETRIYEDLQIDSIDAIDMIDYIKRQTGHRLMPEDFKNVKTLDDIVKAVAKKFEA
- a CDS encoding phosphopantetheine-binding protein: MKELVNDIKELIITSLNLEDMKPSDIDENAPLFNDGLGLDSVDALELGLAVQKKYGLVLDSKSANLKEIFFSVSSLAKYIYENRK